In Janibacter alkaliphilus, the following proteins share a genomic window:
- a CDS encoding UvrD-helicase domain-containing protein — MTGPVDETTETPVQGTTATAAGLTPFDVTGPLPTGTTLLEASAGTGKTWTIGALVARYVADGVARLDEMLVITFGRAASQELRERVREHLRHVYGALSDPASGSDDPVVELLRQGDPEQVAERTRRLREALTGFDAATIATTHQFCQVVLRGLGVAGDTDSRARLVEDLSDLRDEVVADLYLAEVAGPSGGEPPLSHAEAAAVAARATEDPHATLVPTQPPPDPADAARVTFARRVREEMDRRKRQLGVLSFDDLLGQLADALADEDSPARRRMRQRWRVVLVDEFQDTDPVQWQVLDRAFTGHSTLVLIGDPKQAIYGFRGGDVDTYLEASRSAGTRHTLGTNHRSDAPLVHALGTVLRGAELGDEQIVVHDVGTRLTEGRLLTPRGDSAPPMRLRVVPRELVAEDDGRILIRRVRELVARDAAHEIARLVDAGLTFAGRPVRAGDVAVLARTNDELEQVRSALAEVGLRSVMVGTDSIFGSAAAAQWLTLLEALEATHRPPRVRAAGLTPFVGLDAVALEDGGDELADDLARRLRRWSELFARRGVAAVMAAAASSGLDARVLGTAGGARHLTDLRHLAELLHQRAVNEGDGLASLSTWLRERIADDTRTERSRRLDSDADAVHLSTIHGSKGLQYPIVVAPFLSNRYAGKAPDTLRFHDPVTRERCLDVGVRSDRGRREREEAHQAEELGESLRLVYVALTRAQSHLLTWWFPSGRNTASAPLHRLLFGRQPGEGPARDEQPVPGDQTAMAVLAGWRDLGGPSLERVEPRPRVLRGDEEAPAELSVRAFTREVDTQWQRTSYTALTQAADDIAPASLSLVDSEVEDPPRQDEELVGVDIDSVPAKHDGGSCEAGDAPTSAPDVPSPMADLPVGATFGSLVHAVLEHADPEADDLAAEMRRLVDEHVVRWPVDGLDRSRLAEALVAVCDSPLGPLAAETTLRRVPMRDRLCEMDFELPLAGGDEAPTSPAQVVLGDLAPLLREHLPEGDPVRAWASSLDDPVLGYQPLRGYLTGSVDVAMRVDGRYLVVDYKTNWLGPVDEPLTARAYDRSALDAAMGHSSYPLQALLYAVVLHRYLRWRLAGYDPEQHLGGVLYLYVRGMCGPQTPVVDGHPCGVFSWRPPVALVEAVSGLLDGQGDRS, encoded by the coding sequence GTGACCGGCCCCGTGGACGAGACCACCGAGACCCCCGTGCAGGGCACGACGGCGACGGCGGCGGGGCTGACCCCCTTCGACGTCACCGGCCCGCTGCCCACCGGCACCACCCTGCTCGAGGCCAGCGCCGGCACCGGCAAGACCTGGACGATCGGCGCGCTGGTGGCGCGCTACGTCGCCGACGGCGTCGCCCGGCTCGACGAGATGCTCGTCATCACCTTCGGCCGGGCAGCCAGCCAGGAGCTGCGCGAGCGGGTGCGCGAGCACCTGCGGCACGTCTACGGCGCGCTGAGCGACCCGGCGTCCGGCTCCGACGACCCGGTGGTCGAGCTGCTGCGCCAGGGAGACCCGGAGCAGGTCGCCGAGCGGACCCGTCGGCTGCGCGAGGCGCTCACCGGCTTCGACGCGGCGACGATCGCGACGACCCACCAGTTCTGCCAGGTGGTGCTGCGCGGTCTCGGCGTGGCCGGCGACACGGACAGCCGCGCACGGCTGGTGGAGGACCTCAGCGACCTGCGCGACGAGGTGGTCGCCGACCTCTACCTCGCCGAGGTGGCCGGACCCTCCGGCGGCGAGCCCCCGCTCAGCCACGCCGAGGCGGCGGCCGTCGCCGCCCGGGCGACCGAGGACCCGCACGCCACCCTGGTCCCGACCCAGCCCCCGCCCGACCCGGCGGACGCGGCCCGGGTGACCTTCGCCCGCCGGGTCCGGGAGGAGATGGACCGCCGCAAGCGGCAGCTGGGCGTGCTCAGCTTCGACGACCTGCTGGGCCAGCTCGCCGACGCCCTGGCCGATGAGGACTCGCCGGCGCGGCGCCGGATGCGGCAGCGGTGGCGGGTGGTGCTCGTCGACGAGTTCCAGGACACCGACCCGGTGCAGTGGCAGGTGCTCGACCGCGCCTTCACGGGGCACAGCACGCTCGTGCTGATCGGCGACCCCAAGCAGGCCATCTACGGCTTCCGCGGCGGCGACGTCGACACCTACCTGGAGGCCAGCAGGTCCGCCGGGACCCGGCACACCCTCGGTACCAACCACCGCTCCGACGCGCCGCTCGTGCACGCCCTCGGGACGGTGCTGCGCGGCGCCGAGCTGGGCGACGAGCAGATCGTCGTGCACGACGTCGGCACCCGGCTGACCGAGGGACGGCTGCTCACCCCCCGCGGCGACAGCGCCCCGCCGATGCGGCTGCGGGTGGTGCCCCGCGAGCTGGTGGCCGAGGACGACGGGCGGATCCTCATCAGGCGGGTGCGCGAGCTCGTCGCCCGGGACGCGGCGCACGAGATCGCCCGGCTCGTCGACGCCGGACTGACCTTTGCGGGACGGCCGGTGCGCGCCGGTGACGTCGCGGTGCTGGCGCGCACCAACGACGAGCTGGAGCAGGTGCGCTCGGCGCTCGCCGAGGTCGGGCTGCGCTCGGTGATGGTCGGCACCGACAGCATCTTCGGCTCGGCGGCGGCCGCGCAGTGGCTGACCCTGCTCGAGGCGCTGGAGGCGACCCACCGGCCGCCGCGGGTGCGGGCGGCGGGGCTGACCCCCTTCGTCGGGCTGGACGCGGTCGCGCTGGAGGACGGCGGGGACGAGCTCGCCGACGACCTGGCCCGTCGGCTGCGCCGGTGGAGCGAGCTCTTCGCCCGACGAGGGGTGGCCGCGGTGATGGCGGCCGCCGCCTCGAGTGGTCTGGACGCGAGGGTGCTCGGGACCGCCGGCGGCGCCCGGCACCTGACCGACCTGCGCCACCTGGCCGAGCTGCTGCACCAGCGCGCGGTCAACGAGGGTGACGGGCTGGCGTCGCTGTCCACCTGGCTGCGCGAACGCATCGCCGACGACACCCGGACCGAGCGCAGCCGGCGCCTGGACTCCGACGCCGACGCGGTGCACCTCTCGACGATCCACGGCAGCAAGGGTCTGCAGTACCCGATCGTCGTCGCGCCCTTCCTCAGCAACCGCTACGCCGGGAAGGCCCCTGACACGCTGCGCTTCCACGACCCGGTGACGCGGGAGCGCTGCCTCGACGTCGGGGTGCGCTCGGACCGGGGCCGGCGCGAGCGGGAGGAGGCGCACCAGGCCGAGGAGCTCGGTGAGTCGCTGCGGCTGGTCTACGTCGCGCTGACCCGGGCGCAGAGCCATCTGCTCACCTGGTGGTTCCCCAGCGGCCGGAACACCGCCTCTGCCCCGCTGCACCGGCTGCTCTTCGGCAGACAGCCCGGCGAGGGCCCGGCCCGCGACGAGCAGCCGGTCCCCGGCGACCAGACGGCGATGGCCGTGCTCGCCGGCTGGCGAGACCTCGGCGGCCCGTCGCTGGAGCGGGTCGAGCCGCGACCGCGTGTGCTGCGCGGCGATGAGGAGGCCCCCGCGGAGCTGTCGGTGCGCGCCTTCACCCGGGAGGTCGACACGCAGTGGCAGCGGACCTCCTACACGGCGCTCACCCAGGCCGCCGATGACATCGCCCCGGCCTCGCTCAGCCTCGTCGACAGCGAGGTAGAAGACCCGCCGCGGCAGGACGAGGAGCTCGTCGGCGTGGACATCGACAGCGTCCCGGCCAAGCACGACGGAGGATCGTGCGAGGCCGGCGACGCGCCGACGTCCGCGCCCGATGTGCCCTCGCCGATGGCCGACCTGCCGGTCGGGGCCACCTTCGGCAGCCTGGTGCACGCGGTGCTGGAGCACGCCGACCCGGAGGCCGACGACCTGGCCGCCGAGATGCGCCGGCTGGTGGACGAGCACGTGGTGCGCTGGCCGGTGGACGGCCTCGACCGCTCCCGGCTCGCCGAGGCGCTGGTCGCGGTCTGCGACAGCCCGCTCGGTCCGCTCGCGGCGGAGACCACCCTTCGCCGGGTGCCGATGCGAGACCGGCTCTGCGAGATGGACTTCGAGCTGCCCCTGGCCGGTGGTGACGAGGCGCCGACGTCACCTGCCCAGGTCGTGCTCGGAGACCTGGCGCCGTTGCTGCGGGAGCACCTGCCCGAGGGCGACCCGGTGCGGGCCTGGGCGAGCAGCCTGGACGACCCGGTGCTCGGCTACCAGCCGCTGCGCGGCTACCTCACCGGGTCGGTCGACGTCGCCATGCGGGTGGACGGGCGGTACCTCGTCGTGGACTACAAGACGAACTGGTTGGGCCCGGTGGACGAGCCGCTGACCGCCCGGGCGTACGACCGCTCAGCCCTGGATGCGGCCATGGGCCACTCCTCCTACCCGCTGCAGGCGCTGCTCTACGCGGTGGTGCTGCATCGCTACCTGCGCTGGCGGCTGGCCGGGTACGACCCGGAGCAGCACCTGGGCGGGGTCCTCTACCTCTACGTGCGCGGGATGTGCGGGCCGCAGACGCCGGTCGTCGACGGGCACCCGTGCGGGGTCTTCTCGTGGCGACCGCCGGTGGCGCTGGTCGAGGCCGTCTCCGGGCTCCTCGACGGTCAGGGGGACCGGTCGTGA
- the recD gene encoding exodeoxyribonuclease V subunit alpha, protein MSDVPQPPEAAASSDGSPAAAPSFDPVPGDRRLALGATGWLGRLNAGGWLEAADVHVASRLGVLVDEPDPLVVVTLALAVRAVREGSTCLDPTEAGAILATADGALDGSEGVGGEGVGGDGDSSDEGEREGVGGEGRAAAADLGGWLQRVTGSRLAAESVLRVEHGLVYLDRYWREERQVADDLRSRMAVPAASVDPGLLEAGLDRVFPGDSWAEQRSAVRASLARTTTILTGGPGTGKTSTVAGLVTLLAEQHERAAGRPLRVVLAAPTGRAAARLRESVLEAAAGMDASDRARLEGIESATVHRLLGWNRSRTRFARDRRNPLPHDVVVVDEASMLSLTLTARLLEAVRPTARLVLVGDPDQLASVEAGAVLADLVAGLDEPQPTGIDEGHGEDDAREPTIVEAATDSPTEPTEPVLTSDDRRLPMLVPRSPVPVSPVSALRTSHRFGPAIGRLAAAIRDGDPDAALAALSSEDDAVRLVELPATSADDADQTRAALLAAETAVRPALLGHALQLRAHAAAGETTAAVAQLGEHRLLCAHRDGPWGVSSWVRRTQRWLTEATADPVRSGHHGSGRYVGEPLLVTRNDLGLGLFNGDPGVVVRDGSGRLVAAMDAAGGVRTHPVARLADVETAHASTVHKSQGSQARTVTVLLPDDGSRLLTRELLYTAVTRAQEQVVLVGSEAAVRAAVIRRTRRASGLRRTLTDRR, encoded by the coding sequence GTGAGTGACGTGCCGCAGCCGCCCGAGGCGGCCGCATCCTCCGACGGAAGCCCGGCTGCCGCTCCGTCCTTCGACCCGGTGCCGGGCGACCGGCGGCTGGCCCTCGGCGCCACCGGCTGGCTGGGTCGGCTCAACGCCGGCGGCTGGCTGGAGGCCGCCGACGTGCACGTGGCCTCCCGGCTCGGGGTGCTCGTGGACGAGCCGGATCCGCTGGTGGTCGTCACGCTGGCGCTGGCGGTGCGCGCGGTCCGCGAGGGGTCGACCTGCCTCGACCCGACCGAGGCAGGTGCGATCCTCGCGACCGCCGACGGCGCGCTGGACGGGAGCGAGGGTGTCGGGGGCGAAGGGGTCGGGGGCGACGGGGACAGCAGCGACGAAGGCGAGCGCGAGGGGGTCGGGGGCGAAGGGCGCGCAGCCGCCGCCGATCTCGGCGGGTGGCTGCAGCGGGTGACCGGTAGCCGCCTGGCCGCCGAGTCCGTGCTGCGGGTCGAGCACGGGCTGGTCTACCTCGACCGTTACTGGCGCGAGGAGCGTCAGGTCGCCGACGATCTCCGGTCGCGGATGGCGGTCCCGGCAGCCTCGGTGGACCCAGGGCTGCTGGAGGCGGGTCTCGACCGGGTCTTCCCCGGCGACAGCTGGGCGGAGCAGCGCTCCGCCGTGCGCGCCTCGCTCGCGCGCACGACGACGATCCTCACCGGTGGCCCCGGCACCGGCAAGACCTCCACCGTCGCCGGGCTGGTGACCCTGCTGGCCGAGCAGCACGAGCGCGCCGCGGGCCGGCCGCTGCGGGTGGTGCTGGCCGCGCCCACCGGGCGGGCTGCCGCGCGGCTGCGCGAGTCGGTGCTGGAGGCGGCGGCCGGGATGGACGCGTCGGACCGGGCACGGCTCGAGGGCATCGAGTCCGCGACGGTGCACCGGCTGCTGGGCTGGAACCGCTCGCGCACCCGCTTCGCCCGCGACCGCCGCAACCCGCTGCCGCACGACGTCGTCGTCGTCGACGAGGCGTCGATGCTCTCGCTGACCCTCACCGCACGGCTGCTCGAGGCGGTCCGGCCGACGGCCCGCCTGGTGCTCGTCGGCGATCCGGACCAGCTCGCGTCGGTCGAGGCCGGCGCGGTGCTGGCCGACCTCGTCGCGGGGCTGGACGAGCCGCAGCCGACCGGCATCGACGAGGGACACGGCGAGGACGATGCCCGCGAGCCGACGATCGTGGAGGCCGCGACCGACTCGCCGACCGAGCCGACCGAGCCGGTGCTGACCAGCGATGACAGGCGGCTCCCGATGCTGGTGCCCAGGTCACCCGTGCCTGTGTCGCCCGTGTCGGCGCTGCGCACCTCGCACCGGTTCGGTCCCGCCATCGGGCGCCTGGCGGCGGCGATCCGGGACGGCGACCCGGACGCGGCGCTGGCCGCGCTCTCCTCCGAGGACGACGCGGTGCGGCTCGTCGAGCTGCCGGCGACCTCCGCGGACGACGCCGACCAGACCCGGGCCGCGCTGCTCGCGGCGGAGACCGCCGTCCGACCGGCGCTGCTCGGGCACGCGCTGCAGCTACGGGCGCACGCCGCGGCCGGAGAGACCACGGCAGCGGTCGCGCAGCTCGGTGAGCACCGCCTGCTCTGCGCCCACCGCGACGGCCCGTGGGGCGTGAGCAGCTGGGTCCGGCGCACCCAGCGGTGGCTCACCGAGGCCACCGCGGACCCGGTCAGGTCGGGGCACCACGGCTCGGGGCGCTACGTCGGTGAGCCGCTGCTGGTCACCCGCAACGACCTCGGGCTGGGGCTCTTCAACGGCGATCCCGGCGTCGTGGTGCGCGACGGGAGCGGACGGCTGGTCGCCGCCATGGATGCCGCCGGCGGGGTGCGGACCCACCCGGTGGCCCGGCTCGCCGACGTCGAGACGGCGCACGCCTCGACGGTGCACAAGAGCCAGGGCAGCCAGGCGCGGACCGTCACGGTGCTGCTGCCCGACGACGGCTCGCGGCTGCTGACCCGCGAGCTGCTCTACACCGCCGTCACGCGCGCTCAGGAACAGGTCGTGCTCGTCGGCAGCGAGGCCGCGGTGCGGGCGGCGGTGATCCGTCGGACGCGGCGGGCCAGCGGGTTGCGGCGCACGCTGACCGACCGGCGCTGA
- a CDS encoding ASCH domain-containing protein has translation MDEIEAFWERAKRSADLAGVPDYTGVNPLEVLRPPAWAFGATPAQADTLLRLVLDGTKTATASSAADYEVEGEALPERGTLGIVLDGQGHPRALVVTTRVRVVPFGEVDAAHAHDEGEGDRSLATWRRDHQDFWQRHSPAGFSEDMPVVLEEFRVLHQE, from the coding sequence ATGGACGAGATCGAGGCCTTCTGGGAGCGGGCGAAGCGGTCCGCGGACCTGGCCGGGGTGCCCGACTACACCGGCGTGAACCCGCTGGAGGTGCTGCGGCCGCCCGCATGGGCCTTCGGCGCCACGCCGGCGCAGGCCGACACCCTGCTGCGTCTCGTCCTCGACGGGACGAAGACCGCCACCGCCAGCTCGGCCGCGGACTACGAGGTCGAGGGGGAGGCGCTGCCCGAGCGGGGGACCCTGGGCATCGTGCTCGACGGTCAGGGCCACCCGAGGGCGCTCGTCGTGACGACCAGGGTGCGGGTGGTCCCCTTCGGCGAGGTGGACGCCGCCCATGCCCACGACGAGGGCGAAGGGGACCGGTCGCTGGCCACCTGGCGCCGGGACCACCAGGACTTCTGGCAGCGGCACAGCCCGGCCGGCTTCAGCGAGGACATGCCGGTGGTGCTGGAGGAGTTCCGGGTGCTGCACCAGGAGTGA
- a CDS encoding ABC transporter permease: protein MTHLVSDSLTIVRRNLVKIKRVPDLLVFTTLQPIMFVLLFGFVFGALTAGNASGYREFLMAGIFAQTVVFGGTFTGFGMAEDMQKGVIDRFRTLPMHPGAVLFGRTLSDVVNNVISLVVMALTGLLIGWRIREGIVGAVIAFVLLLLFAYAISWIMAWVGLKVRSPEIVGNASFMVIFPVTFIANTFVPSENLPGALKTLAGWNPVSTLTHSARDNFGNLGALAETGVTADAARETAEYTWALQHAELYTFGWVLLILAIFVPLSIRTYQRTMIK from the coding sequence ATGACCCACCTCGTCAGCGACTCCCTGACGATCGTCCGGCGCAACCTCGTCAAGATCAAGCGGGTGCCGGACCTGCTCGTCTTCACCACGCTGCAGCCGATCATGTTCGTGCTGCTCTTCGGCTTCGTCTTCGGCGCCCTGACCGCGGGCAACGCCTCCGGCTACCGCGAGTTCCTCATGGCCGGCATCTTCGCCCAGACCGTCGTCTTCGGCGGCACCTTCACCGGCTTCGGGATGGCCGAGGACATGCAGAAGGGGGTCATCGACCGCTTCCGCACGCTGCCGATGCACCCCGGCGCGGTGCTCTTCGGCCGCACCCTCTCCGACGTCGTCAACAACGTCATCTCGCTCGTCGTCATGGCGCTGACCGGCCTGCTCATCGGCTGGCGCATCCGCGAGGGGATCGTCGGCGCCGTCATCGCCTTCGTCCTGCTGCTGCTCTTCGCCTACGCCATCAGCTGGATCATGGCCTGGGTCGGGCTCAAGGTGCGCAGCCCGGAGATCGTCGGCAACGCCTCCTTCATGGTGATCTTCCCGGTGACCTTCATCGCCAACACCTTCGTGCCCTCGGAGAACCTGCCCGGCGCGCTGAAGACCCTCGCCGGATGGAACCCGGTCTCCACGCTCACCCACTCGGCACGCGACAACTTCGGCAACCTCGGTGCGCTCGCCGAGACCGGGGTGACCGCCGACGCGGCCCGGGAGACGGCGGAGTACACCTGGGCGCTGCAGCACGCCGAGCTCTACACCTTCGGGTGGGTGCTGCTCATCCTGGCGATCTTCGTGCCGCTGTCGATCCGCACCTACCAGCGGACGATGATCAAGTAG
- a CDS encoding ATP-binding cassette domain-containing protein — translation MTENAIEAEGLTKSYGAVQALRGIDLAAPSGSVLGVLGPNGAGKTTAVRILSTLIRPDSGRATVAGVDVTADPLEVRRRIGVAGQYAAVDEYLSGRENLEMIGRLYHFGAKRAKERAATLLADFRLEDAADRPAKTYSGGMRRRLDLAGALVARPPVVFLDEPTTGLDPRSRGDMWQVIRGLVADGTTVLLTTQYLEEADQLADDIVVIDHGQIIAHGTADQLKSEVGGERLMVTVEDAARIGDTAEVLRGVGIGEVEVDEHTRTLTVPVSGGTTALVDGVTALRERRITVQDIGIRRPTLDDAFLTLTGHKAEEEQTETEETSA, via the coding sequence GTGACCGAGAACGCGATCGAGGCCGAGGGCCTCACCAAGAGCTACGGCGCGGTGCAGGCCCTCCGCGGGATCGACCTGGCGGCACCCAGCGGGAGCGTGCTGGGCGTGCTGGGCCCGAACGGCGCCGGCAAGACCACCGCCGTGCGCATCCTGTCCACGCTGATCCGGCCCGACTCCGGCCGGGCCACCGTCGCCGGCGTGGACGTCACCGCCGACCCGCTCGAGGTGCGCCGCCGGATCGGCGTCGCCGGGCAGTACGCCGCGGTCGACGAGTACCTCTCCGGCCGGGAGAACCTCGAGATGATCGGCCGGCTCTACCACTTCGGGGCGAAGCGGGCGAAGGAGCGGGCCGCGACCCTGCTCGCCGACTTCCGTCTCGAGGACGCCGCCGACCGCCCCGCCAAGACCTACTCCGGCGGCATGCGCCGCCGGCTCGACCTCGCCGGGGCGCTGGTCGCGCGGCCGCCGGTGGTCTTCCTCGACGAGCCGACCACCGGGCTCGACCCGCGCTCGCGCGGCGACATGTGGCAGGTCATCCGCGGTCTGGTCGCCGACGGCACCACGGTGCTGCTGACCACCCAGTACCTCGAGGAGGCCGACCAGCTCGCCGACGACATCGTCGTCATCGACCACGGCCAGATCATCGCCCACGGCACCGCCGACCAGCTGAAGTCCGAGGTCGGCGGCGAGCGGCTCATGGTCACCGTCGAGGACGCCGCGCGGATCGGCGACACCGCCGAGGTGCTGCGCGGCGTCGGCATCGGCGAGGTCGAGGTCGACGAGCACACCCGCACCCTGACCGTGCCGGTCAGCGGCGGCACCACCGCCCTCGTCGACGGGGTCACCGCCCTGCGCGAGCGCAGGATCACGGTGCAGGACATCGGGATCCGCCGGCCCACCCTGGACGACGCCTTCCTCACCCTCACCGGCCACAAGGCCGAGGAGGAGCAGACCGAGACCGAGGAGACCAGCGCATGA
- a CDS encoding LLM class flavin-dependent oxidoreductase: protein MRLSLLDLATVRRDQPVGEALEQSVTLAQQADELGCFERLWFAEHHNMSAIASAATSVLLAHVAARTERIRVGSGGVMLPNHSPLVIAEQFGTLAELHPGRIDLGLGRAPGTDQVTMRALRTDPQAAERFPDDVRELQGYLGDETLVPGIHAVPGRGTRVPLYILGSSLFGARLAAAYGLPYAFASHFAPDALQPAVAAYRAEFRPSAQLEQPYVIAAANVVAAEDQEEAEQIAQRVLRARVRMLGARALPGRTIDDTVMDTLMDSPVGDQARHMLTHTVVGDPTRVADGLARFAETADADEVMLTNPAPELAQRQATLAVLGDLTPA, encoded by the coding sequence ATGCGCCTCTCGCTGCTCGACCTCGCCACCGTCCGTCGCGACCAGCCGGTGGGGGAGGCGCTCGAGCAGAGCGTCACCCTGGCCCAGCAGGCCGACGAGCTGGGCTGCTTCGAGCGGCTGTGGTTCGCCGAGCACCACAACATGTCGGCCATCGCCTCGGCGGCCACCTCGGTGCTGCTGGCCCACGTCGCCGCCCGCACCGAGCGGATCCGGGTGGGCTCCGGCGGGGTGATGCTGCCCAACCACAGCCCGCTGGTGATCGCCGAGCAGTTCGGCACGCTGGCCGAGCTGCACCCCGGGCGGATCGACCTCGGCCTGGGGCGGGCGCCGGGCACCGACCAGGTGACGATGCGGGCGCTGCGCACCGATCCGCAGGCCGCCGAGCGCTTCCCCGACGACGTCCGCGAGCTGCAGGGCTACCTCGGTGACGAGACGCTCGTCCCGGGCATCCACGCGGTGCCCGGCCGCGGCACCCGGGTGCCGCTCTACATCCTCGGCAGCTCCCTCTTCGGCGCTCGGCTGGCGGCCGCCTACGGGCTGCCCTACGCCTTCGCCAGCCACTTCGCCCCGGACGCGCTGCAGCCCGCGGTGGCGGCCTACCGGGCCGAGTTCAGGCCGAGCGCGCAGCTGGAGCAGCCCTACGTCATCGCTGCCGCGAACGTCGTCGCCGCCGAGGACCAGGAGGAGGCCGAGCAGATCGCCCAGCGGGTGCTGCGGGCACGGGTGCGGATGCTCGGCGCCCGGGCGCTGCCCGGCCGGACCATCGACGACACGGTGATGGACACCCTCATGGACAGCCCGGTCGGCGACCAGGCACGGCACATGCTCACCCACACCGTCGTCGGCGACCCGACCCGGGTGGCCGACGGGCTGGCCCGCTTCGCCGAGACCGCGGACGCCGACGAGGTCATGCTCACGAACCCGGCGCCCGAGCTCGCCCAGCGGCAGGCCACCCTCGCCGTCCTCGGCGACCTCACCCCGGCCTGA
- a CDS encoding STAS domain-containing protein, with the protein MLVLGVLPGLLVGVVLSVGLLLYRVSRPRLARLVRLPGRHGIWVDRARHRQLPVEPGVAVVRVEGPLFFGNAEQVRDDLAAAAEEAGALVLDAESIASLDVTAADALVRLAADLAARGIPVVDARSLGPVRDLVSAETDGRRVPMEADLDAAVALALARRAEGGPRADGG; encoded by the coding sequence GTGCTCGTGCTGGGCGTGCTGCCCGGTCTGCTCGTCGGGGTGGTGCTCTCGGTCGGGCTGCTGCTCTACCGGGTCTCCCGGCCCCGGCTGGCCCGGCTGGTGCGGCTGCCCGGGCGGCACGGGATCTGGGTGGACCGGGCCCGGCACCGGCAGCTGCCGGTCGAGCCGGGGGTGGCCGTCGTCCGGGTGGAGGGTCCGCTCTTCTTCGGCAACGCCGAGCAGGTCCGCGACGACCTGGCCGCGGCCGCCGAGGAGGCCGGGGCGCTCGTGCTGGACGCGGAGAGCATCGCCTCCCTGGACGTCACCGCGGCCGACGCGCTGGTCCGGCTCGCCGCCGACCTCGCCGCCCGAGGCATCCCGGTCGTCGACGCCCGCAGCCTCGGGCCGGTCCGCGACCTCGTCTCCGCCGAGACGGACGGCCGGCGGGTGCCGATGGAGGCGGACCTGGACGCCGCGGTGGCGCTGGCCCTCGCCCGCCGCGCGGAGGGCGGGCCGCGGGCGGACGGAGGCTGA